The Streptomyces rimosus genomic interval GGTCGAGCCGTAGGAGCCTGTGTACGGCGCCCGCCGGACCGGCGGGCGCCCGCTCACACCTCCAGCAGCACCGTGAACGGGCCGTCGTTCGTCAGCGAGACCTTCATGTCCGCGCCGAAGCGGCCCGTGGCGACCTCCGCGCCCAGATCGCGCAGCTGAGTGACGACCTCGTCCACGAGGGGTTCGGCCACCGGACCGGGGGCCGCAGCGTTCCAGGTGGGCCGACGGCCCTTGCGGGCGTCACCGTAGAGAGTGAACTGGCTGACCACCAGCAGGCCCGCACCCGTGTCCGAGCAGGACTTCTCGCCGTCCAGAATCCGCACCGACCACAGCTTGCGGGCGAGCTGCGCCGCCTTCGCCGGAGTGTCGTCGTGCGTGACCCCGACCAGCACGCACAGCCCTTCTCCGACGATCTCCCCGACCGTCTCGCCGCCCACCTCGACGCGTGCGCCGTCGACCCTCTGTACCACTGCTCGCATACCGCCCATGATGCACCGGGCCCCGCGGGCCCCCGACAGCCGTACCGGGCCGGGGCCGTTCGGGTGCCATGGCCATGGCTGGCCCTGCGGGGGCCCCGCCCGCAGTGGCACGATGCGTGCACGCGGTGCGTTCCACGGACAACCCGCCCGTGCGACCGCACCGGACGAGGGGACGGAAACGACTCATGAGCACTGCCGGTTCCGGGAACACACCCGGTCCCGTACCGACCGCCCGTACGGCGCCGCCCGCGGCCCGTACGACCACGACGGCCCAGGCGGGCCCAGGGCCCGCCCGCACGGAGGACGGTCCCATGGTCCAGGCA includes:
- the dtd gene encoding D-aminoacyl-tRNA deacylase, whose translation is MRAVVQRVDGARVEVGGETVGEIVGEGLCVLVGVTHDDTPAKAAQLARKLWSVRILDGEKSCSDTGAGLLVVSQFTLYGDARKGRRPTWNAAAPGPVAEPLVDEVVTQLRDLGAEVATGRFGADMKVSLTNDGPFTVLLEV